In one window of Camelina sativa cultivar DH55 chromosome 15, Cs, whole genome shotgun sequence DNA:
- the LOC109129114 gene encoding heterogeneous nuclear ribonucleoprotein U-like protein 1, translating to MAGRGRGGKSAGGGRGRGARSAGGVRVYNGARDPSSAADNQTSIGAREPIGAAVNQASNGATSRGGRSGVGTSSHSSNPSGSQSVSNSYRTMPSQFPPRTQQTPPASQPPRVASPPPRVASPPLWVGSQPPRVGSQPPRVGLQAPVLAPQPPPPLPPLIQEQEEDYEEVNPNPNPAEEENPIPNPAEQDYQGLLDAMLALLGRQHLPVLSVDPISDVETLW from the coding sequence ATGGCTGGTAGGGGTCGCGGAGGCAAATCAGCTGGAGGTGGTAGGGGTCGCGGAGCCAGATCCGCTGGAGGTGTTAGGGTTTATAATGGTGCGAGGGATCCCAGTTCTGCCGCCGATAATCAGACCTCCATTGGTGCGAGGGAACCCATTGGAGCCGCAGTTAATCAGGCCTCCAATGGTGCGACTTCACGCGGAGGTCGAAGTGGTGTCGGAACGTCGTCTCACTCCTCGAATCCATCAGGCTCTCAGTCCGTGAGTAATTCGTATAGAACTATGCCGTCCCAGTTTCCGCCGAGGACACAACAAACGCCTCCTGCTTCTCAACCACCGCGGGTTGCTTCTCCACCACCGCGGGTTGCTTCTCCCCCACTGTGGGTTGGTTCCCAACCACCGCGGGTTGGTTCTCAACCACCGCGGGTTGGTTTGCAAGCACCGGTTCTTGCTCCTCAACCAccgcctcctcttcctccactcatacaagaacaagaagaggattACGAAGAAgtaaaccctaatcccaatcctgccgaagaagaaaaccctattcCTAATCCTGCCGAACAAGACTACCAAGGTTTGTTAGATGCAATGCTAGCTCTTCTAGGCCGACAACATCTCCCAGTTCTGTCTGTCGATCCCATCTCCGACGTTGAGACTctatggtaa